In Rana temporaria chromosome 3, aRanTem1.1, whole genome shotgun sequence, a single window of DNA contains:
- the FBXO7 gene encoding F-box only protein 7, protein MKLRVRVRGQTGRLELEEEKPTLGDLRRKLSALFLPSLGYSSDAVFTITLNGKDALTEDQNSLESCGIISGDLIVLRVPDSELVAAAASSTAQPTLDQRQPAVSNIESVQPSTSHSDQRGDWTSVTQSLPEKLMASSCHGAVSGKGATVEEELPCCLAEPMLISESVDGKIPHSLESLYLSAGCSSPNDALMVVIHVLMVETGYIVQGVEEEGASMPEGWRHSDGIYKLRYAHPLCGDSSALLACMPMSKLLVINAAVNMNQGVKCTKTLQLPTNSFINFPGPDNNVSSVYRDLQRLSRLFKDQLVYPLLAATRQALELPDVFGLLVLPLELKLRIFRLLDVRSLFSLSTSCKDLHAGTRDPTLWKFLCRRDFRDRTSRTSQTDWKELYKAMYKARLSRLSSHHIFQPLPPPPYLPNPFVPDPFPPNFPYPPGIIGGEYDERPILPIARDPLSLFVPGRRPVMDPFQLVRPRINPNLPGHGGFPPRRPDNRGAFMPTFF, encoded by the exons TTCGGATGCGGTATTCACCATTACTCTGAATGGCAAGGACGCCCTGACTGAGGATCAGAATAGCCTGGAATCTTGCGGAATTATATCCGGAGATCTGATCGTTCTTCGAGTGCCGGACTCAGAGCTTGTTGCAGCAGCTGCATCATCAACCGCTCAGCCCACCCTGGATCAGCGCCAACCCGCCGTCTctaatatagagagtgtccagcCTAGCACAAGTCACAGTGACCAGAGAGGTGATTGGACGTCAGTAACACAGAGCTTACCAGAG AAGCTCATGGCTAGTTCCTGTCATGGAGCAGTATCCGGGAAGGGGGCCACAGTGGAAGAAGAGCTCCCTTGTTGTCTGGCAGAGCCGATGCTGATCAGTGAATCTGTAGATGGGAAGATACCGCACTCCCTGGAGTCTCTCTACCTATCGGCCGGCTGCTCCAGTCCTAACGATGCTCTGATGGTGGTCATCCATGTACTCATGGTGGAGACGGGCTACATTGTTCAA GGTGTTGAAGAAGAGGGTGCATCTATGCCCGAGGGCTGGCGGCACAGTGACGGTATCTACAAGCTTCGATACGCTCACCCCCTGTGCGGAGACAGTTCTGCTCTTCTGGCCTGCATGCCTATGAGCAAGCTTCTTGTTATCAATG CTGCTGTGAACATGAACCAGGGGGTGAAATGTACGAAGACCCTTCAGCTGCCCACCAATTCCTTCATCAACTTCCCAGGACCAG ATAATAATGTGAGCTCGGTGTACAGGGACCTTCAGAGGTTATCGCGCCTCTTCAAGGATCAGCTTGTCTACCCATTACTGGCAGCGACACGGCAAG CTCTGGAACTCCCTGATGTGTTTGGTCTGCTGGTTTTACCGCTGGAACTAAAGCTGCGTATCTTCCGCCTCCTGGATGTGCGCTCCCTTTTCTCACTTTCCACCTCTTGTAAAGATCTACATGCAGGCACCAGAGACCCCACCCTGTGGAAGTTCTTGTGCAGAAGGGATTTCCGAG ATAGAACTTCAAGGACCTCACAGACAGACTGGAAGGag CTGTACAAGGCGATGTATAAAGCAAGATTAAGTCGATTGTCTTCACATCACATTTTCCAGCCACTTCCTCCTCCACCCTACTTACCTAACCCTTTTGTCCCTGACCCATTCCCACCCAACTTTCCCTATCCACCTGGCATCATTGGAGGTGAATATGACGAGCGCCCTATACTACCCATTGCTAGAGACCCCCTTTCTCTTTTCGTACCTGGCAGAAGACCAGTCATGGACCCTTTTCAGCTTGTGAGGCCTCGCATCAACCCTAATTTACCAGGCCATGGTGGCTTCCCGCCAAGGAGGCCAGACAACCGAGGAGCCTTCATGCCAACATTCTTCTAA